A section of the Falco biarmicus isolate bFalBia1 chromosome 3, bFalBia1.pri, whole genome shotgun sequence genome encodes:
- the KLF10 gene encoding Krueppel-like factor 10 has protein sequence MEMMTEKQRDTRYFWNNTPEKSDYEAVEALISMSCNWKSDFKKHAEMRPVTPASDMSEESDETLLPGAADFNVIPAFCLTPPYSPSDFEMSQVVHPVGKSLVEAARPSLAAPRREVERPPAAGPLKAQATSVIRHTADAQLCNHKTCPVRTASVLKYQDSVSTETNDKQNAEAEHLVCSAVVPSRANDESGELPVAEGKSAEPAVGPLPLRKPSVSRHQPVPGSAQQAVAVAPPCPAPGSGAPPVPVICQMVPLPANNNVVTAVVPNATPSQQPALCQPMVFMGTQVPKGAVMFVVPQPVVQSTKAPMISPNGTRLSPIAPAPGFVPSAAKTTPPADSSRIRSHICSYPGCGKTYFKSSHLKAHVRTHTGEKPFSCSWKGCERRFARSDELSRHRRTHTGEKKFACPMCERRFMRSDHLTKHARRHLSAKKLPNWQMEVSKLNDIAVPPTSAIAQ, from the exons ATGGAGATGATGACTGAGAAACAGAGAGATACTAGGTATTTCTGGAACAATACTCCTGAAAAAAGCGATTACGAAGCTGTAGAAGCCCTTATTTCTATGAGTTGCAACTGGAAATCAGACTtcaaaaaacatgcagaaatgaGACCTGTAACTCCAGCATCTGATATGTCAGAAGAGAGTGATGAGACTTTGCTTCCTGGAGCAGCAGACTTTAATGTGATACCAGCATTT TGCCTGACCCCCCCCTACAGCCCTTCCGACTTTGAGATGTCACAGGTGGTCCATCCAGTCGGCAAGTCCCTGGTCGAGGCTGCCAGGCCTTCTCTTGCTGCACCTCGGAGAGAGGTGGAGAGGCCTCCAGCAGCCGGGCCTCTGAAAGCTCAAGCGACAAGTGTTATTCGCCACACAGCTGATGCCCAGCTTTGTAATCACAAAACCTGCCCAGTGAGAACAGCCAGCGTGCTGAAATACCAGGACAGTGTTTCAACGGAAACAAATGATAAACAAAACGCTGAAGCAGAACATTTGGTGTGTTCTGCTGTGGTGCCGAGCAGAGCCAACGATGAGAGCGGTGAACTGCCGGTGGCAGAAGGAAAATCTGCAGAACCAGCTGTTGGTCCACTGCCCTTGAGAAAGCCCTCAGTCAGCAGGCATCAGCCTGTCCCTGGATcagcacagcaggcagtggcagtgGCACCGCCgtgccctgccccaggcagcggAGCCCCCCCCGTGCCAGTGATTTGTCAGATGGTCCCATTACCTGCAAACAACAATGTTGTGACGGCTGTAGTGCCCAACGCCACGCcaagccagcagccagctctcTGTCAGCCCATGGTCTTCATGGGCACCCAAGTTCCTAAAGGTGCTGTCATGTTTGTTGTGCCCCAGCCAGTTGTGCAGAGCACAAAGGCTCCCATGATTAGTCCAAATGGCACGAGACTCTCTCCCATTGCCCCTGCTCCTGGCTTTGTCCCTTCTGCAGCAAAAACCACTCCTCCAGCTGATTCTTCAAGAATAAGAAGTCACATTTGCAGCTACCCAGGATGTGGGAAAACTTACTTCAAGAGCTCCCATTTGAAGGCTCATGTCAGAACACACACAG gaGAGAAGCCATTTAGTTGTAGTTGGAAAGGCTGTGAGAGAAGGTTTGCACGGTCTGATGAACTGTCTCGCCATCGCAGAACGCATACTGGGGAGAAGAAATTTGCCTGCCCAATGTGTGAGCGGCGGTTCATGAGGAGCGACCACTTAACGAAGCACGCACGTCGCCACTTATCAGCTAAGAAGTTACCAAACTGGCAAATGGAAGTGAGCAAGTTAAACGATATTGCCGTGCCGCCAACATCTGCAATCGCACAGTGA